The Lentisphaera araneosa HTCC2155 sequence ATTTGATAGCACAAGTCGCGTCATGAAATGACTGACACCAATGGTGATGGCAAAATGGATAAATCATCCGTTTTTGTTGATGGACTCTTATTGCCCCGAATGATTCTTCCCCTAGATGATCGCATTCTTATCTGCGAAACAAATACGCTCGATATCTACGCTTATCGTGACACAAATAATGATGGTAAAGCCGATGAAAAGAAGGTCTGGTACAAGGGTGGTCCAAAGCAAGGGAACTTAGAGCATCAAGCCAGTGGTTTAATCTGGAATCTCGATAACTGGATTTATCTTACCAAGGGGACAAAGCGTTTTAAAATTGTGGATGGGAAAGTTATTACGGATGACCGTGGTAATGTCAGTACTCAATGGGGGCTGGCTTGCGATGATGATGGTCATTTTGCCACGGGTCACTCTGGACGAGAAGAAAGTTTTCAGTACTTTCAAACTCCGACAAAATATACGCGAGCAGAATTTCCAAATGAATTAGAAGAAGATTTTAATACAGTTTGGCCGATTGATAATATTCCCGATGCTCAGGGGGGACGCGCGCGTATGCGTGAGGATAATACGCTCAATCATATGACGGCTGCTTGTGGTCATGGTGTATACCGTGGTGAATTGATGCCTGAGTTTTATGGAAACTACCTCATTTGTGAGCCTGTGGGTCGTTTAGTGCGCATGGCAAAAGTCGACAAGAGTGGGGGTTATCGCCAATTGAGTAATCCTTATCCCAAAAGTGAATTTATACGTTCAACAGACGCCAACTTCCGACCTGTAAACCTAAAAACGGGACCCGATGGTGCACTCTATATTGTGGATATGTATCGCGGCATCATTCAAGAGGGAAACTGGACATCGAAGCGCTCTTATCTCCGTGGAGTGATAGATGAGTATGGCTTAGCTAAAAATAAAAAAATGGGGCGTATTTATCGTTTAGTCCCCAAGGGCTACAGTAAGAAATTTGAACATCCAAAATTTTTGGAGATGAGCTCAAAAGAATTGATTCCCTATCTCGGTCATCAAAATGGTAGTGTAAGAACGACCGTCCGCAAATTAATAGTTTTGAGAAATGAAAAAAGCTTACATACAGCTTTGAGAAGCGCTTTAAATCAATCCAAAAATACTCAAGAGCAAATTGAGATTTTGTGGGCGCTCGATGGGCTCGGAGCTATAGGCCCGGGCTTTATGCTAAAGTTTTTGAACAATAAAGCGGATGCTCGTTTAGCTCTCCATGGACTCCAAGCTGCAGATTCCTATTTAGCCAATGCAGATAAAGGCACCCTAAATGCTTTTAATAAGATTCTTGAGAATGAAACGCGACCAGAAATCTTAGCGCAAGCTTATTGGAGTATGATGAGTTATGGTCCCAAAAAGATTGCTGAAAATTTTGTAAAAGAATTTGAGAAGATACATGCGCAAGATCCTGTGCTAAAATTGCATATAGCGCAAAAAGCTAAAAATGATGAAGCTCAGCGCAAGCATCAAGTCTTTCTAGATGCGCTTAAAGGCAAGGGACCAATTTTTGAGAAGGCGATGCAAGCAGGTGAAAAGCATTACAAGGCTTTATGCTTTGCTTGTCATGGTCAAGATGGAGCGGGTGTGCAAATGACCGGGACTGATATGATGTTGGCACCAGCACTAAAAGGCTCTAAAAGAGTGCTTGGATCCCACGATAAACTTGCTCGAATTGTCTTGCATGGTTTAACTGGGCCAATTGATGGAAAGACTTATCCTGGAGCGATGGAGGCCTTAAAGAGTCACGATAATAAGTATCTGGCAGATGTGCTGACTTATATCCGTAACTCTTGGGGTAATTCAGCAAGAATGCTTACAGAAAATGATGTGCGACAGGTACGTAAAAAGTATCGCAAACGCAAGGCACCTTGGACAATAGAAGAGTTAGAAAAGTAACTAGGTTTAGACATTAAAATAATTTGGAGCGTGTTCTTTGAGAAAAATGTCGATCATTTTCATTATTATGAGCCTTCATATGTTTGCATTGAGTGTGGAGAGTCAAGGCAATGAGTCAAAAGCCTCCTTATCTCAGAAGGATGTTAAAGCAGATGATGGCTCGGGAAAAATGCCCGCGTTTAGTTGGGATAAAGTACCGCTTTATTTACATATTAGAAAAAATGAAGCATTTACTTCAGGTGAGCTTAAACTTATTGCAAAATATCCGCTTGTTACTTTTGAAAAAACGACTGGAATGAAAACTTTTGGAGGCTCAGAAAAGGGGACTTTATCTGCGGCTCAATCAGTAAAAGCTTTAAACCCAAATATCAAAATTCTTTATTACTGGAACGTTTTCATCTATTGGGCCAACTTTTATGAAGAGCAAGATAACATAAAATCAATAAAAAATGCTTTTCTTAAAAATAGTAAAGATGGAAGTAAGAAAATTGTTCGAGGACGTTTGCCTGCGTATGATCTAACCAAAAAAACAGTGCGAGATTGGTGGGTAAATCACTGTAAAGAAATGACTGAGCATTCGGCAATTGATGGTCTGTTTTTTGATGCCAATATAAAAGTTCTTTATGATCGTTATGCTAAGGGGGCTCTTGGTAAAAAAAAGAAAGAGAAGCTAGTTGAAGCTTATAAAATAATGATGAATGATGCTCGGGGGGCTGTGGACGAAAACAAGCTTGTAGTCGCTAATATCATACGTGCACTTCTGCCTGCAAGCGGTCTAGAATATATGAACTATTTTGATGGTTCCTATATTGAAGGTTTTTTTCCGAATGCGCCAAGTCCTACTTATGAGGAATACGTCATAAAAGGAATGGATGCTGTTATAAAAGCTGCACAATCTGGGAAGATTATCGCATTTTCTCCCGGATTTAAGAGAGCGCTGACTTCTAAAAATGCTAAAGGCAATATTACCCTGGATGATGTTGACCGTCGAGCAAAGAGCAAAAAAGAAGAGTTGTATAAAATGAGGATGAGTTTAGCAATTTTTCTAATTTGTGCAGAAAAATACAGCTATTTTAATTGTCATGCTTATTCAGCAGAAGAGAAGCCTTTAGATGATAGGTGGTATCCTGAATATGATAAACCTTTGGGGGCTCCAAAAGGCCCAGCAGTGAAAAACGGCTATGTATATACTCGTGAGTTTAAATATGCCTCTGTGTGGGTAGATATTAAAAATCAAAAAAGCAGAATCACCTGGCATGGAGAACAAACAAAATGACAATTAAACTGTATCAATTACGAGATATGGACTTAGTCACTAAAGGAAAAAGGATCAAAATATTCTTTATCACTCTATGTTTTGCTTCGTCGATTGTCTTCGCCGAGATCAAGATAGCGACAATTTTCTCCGATGGTGCGGTGTTACAATGTGAGAAGCCTTTACCCATTTGGGGGTGGGGCAAAGCAGGAGAGGAAGTGAAAGTGTCTTTTGCGGGTCAAAGTCAAAAAACTATTGTTGACGCTAAGGGAAACTGGCAGCTCAAACTCAAGGCCGTTAAGGGTTCTTATAAGCCTTATTCCATGGTGGTTCAAAGTGAGAACTCAAGAATCGTGATAAGAAATATAGTCGTTGGTGAAGTTTGGTTTTGCAGTGGTCAGTCTAACATGATGTACACTCTCGAAATGTTATCTCTTAAAACTAAAGATGTGGGTTATGAATCAGTACTCAAGTTTATGAAGGATGAAAAAGAACAGGCAAAAGATGAATTTTTACGTCAAATCAAAGTGCCCAATGTCGCCTCAGCACTCGAGACAAAAAAAGACTTCGAAGGTCAATGGCTTGCGTCGACACCGCAAAATAACGGAAGTTTTTCGGGAACGGCTTATTTCTTTGCTAAGCAACTGCGTCAGCATCTTGATCGCCCTGTCGGTATTGTAAATGTGACTTGGGGAGGCAAACGTATTGAATCCTTTATCCCCCCTTCTGAGTTTAATCAGGCGATTCATAAGCAATTGCTAACAAAAATCCAAAAACAAGTCAAATCCTACGATGCTCAATTAGCGTCAAAAAAATATCAGCAAGCCATGGTAAAATATCGTGAGGCTATAAAGCTCAATCGCAAAAAAGGGCTTCCGAGACCTAAGCGTCCCATCATGAGCGTTGTGCCATCCGCAAATTCGGCAACACCAGCTTCGATTTTTAATGGAATGGTCAACCCGGTCATTCCCTACGCGATTCGTGGAGCAATATGGTATCAGGGTGAGTCGCATAATCCCAATAGGGTCGAAGCACACCGTGGACTTCTTAAAAGTCTTATTCGTGGATGGAGAGCAAAGTGGCAGCAGGGAAACTTTCCCGTGTATTTTTGTCAGTTAGCTAATTTAGGAGAGTCTTTAAAAGAGCCCTTGCAGAAGAAAAATACTTGGGTGGAAATTAGTAATCAACTACGTCTCGGATTGGAAATTTCGAATACAGGTATGGCGGTCCTTCACGATATAGGGCAAGTTAAAGATATTCATCCGGTCAACAAAGTTGATGTGGGGAAAAGGCTTTCGCGTTGGGCCTTGCATGATACTTACCAAATTAACAATATTGTACCGAGTGGCCCTTTGTTTCAATCGGCAGAACGGAAAGGAGCGACTGTGATTGTTCATTTCAATTATAGTGAAAGTGGGTTAATCGTTGGAAAAAAACAGCTTCTTGAACCTGTAAAACCTGTCGAAAGAAAATTATCCGGCTTTGAGCTTTGTGGTGAAGATGGGGTATGGAAATATGCCACAGCAAAAATAATCAATCCAAATCAAGTATTACTCAGTCACAAGGACATAGTTAAGCCTAGAGGCGTAAGGTATGCTTGGCAGCAAAATCCAGCGAATGCTAATTTATATAATAAAGCAGGGCTCCCCACCGCCATCTTTTCAACAACTAAGGTTAGTTCCAAATGATTAACAATATGATTTTCTTTCAGTTCATTTTTATAATTTCGATGACTTTGTGTTCTATGGCAAAGCAATCGAAATCGCCTAATATTATTTTTATTCTTACCGATGACCAAGGTTATGGTGATATGGCCGTACATGGTCACCCTTATTTAGAAACACCGAATATGGATCGGCTACATTCTGAGAGCGTACGCTTTGATCGCTTTTATGTGAGTCCTTCATGTTCGCCTACTCGTGCAGCTCTGATGACGGGAATGCATGAATTTCGCAATGGAGTGACACATACGGTTCAGCCTCGTGAAAAGCTTTACAAGGGTGCGTTGACGATAGCCGATATTCTTAAGGAAGGAGGCTACAAAACGGGCTTTGTGGGTAAATGGCACTTGGGTAACGACAAAGGTTATGCACCGCAATATCGCGGTTTTGATTGGTATGCGAAGAACGCAAAAGGGCCCCACAATCATTTTGATGTGGAGATGATTCGCAATGGCAAACGTTTTCAAACAAAGGGTTTTCGCGAGGACGCCTTTTTTGATGAAGCAATGACTTTTATGAAAGAAGCGGGCGAGCAGCCGTTCTTTCTCTATCTTTGTACCTATTCCCCTCACACCCCCTTGGGAGCTCCTGAGGATTTATTGAAGAAATACAAGGCTAAAGGACTCAACGATAATCACGCCGCTTATTTGGCCATGATTGAAAACATAGACGATAACCTTGGGCGTTTAGATCAATTTCTAAAAAAAGAAAACTTATACGACGATACCATACTAATTTTCATGAATGACAATGGTGTTACAGTGGGACTCGATGTTTATAATGCTGACATGCGTGGTCCCAAGTGCACCATTTGGGAAGGGGGCACACGAGCCTTTTCTTTGTGGCGCTGGCCAAAAAAATGGCAGCCCAAGACAGTGGAAAACTTAACGGCTCACCTCGACGTTTTACCGACGCTCTGTGAATTAGCAGGAGTCGATGTTCCTGAAAAAGTACAGGGTGAACTCGAGGGTTATAGTTTAAGCCCCTTACTCAATGGCAAGGATTGGGAGCATAATAATCGTTTGCTCTTTCATAATGTGGGACGTTGGCCCAGTGGCACAGCAGCAGCCCATAAAAACGCTATGTGCGGAATTCGCAAAGGCAACTTCCTGCTGGTTCATAGCCAAGGTTGTGAGGATCCCATTTGTGAAAAATACCCCAGCCAATGTACGACACTGCGCAATGTGGCGAAGGGTTTCAAACACGCCACTTACACAAAGACGAATGCCCAGTTTCATTGGGGAGTTTCAGAGGGTTGGCAGCTCTATGATGTCAAAAAGGATCCAAGCAATCTAAATGATCTTGCAAACGCTCACCCTGAACTCGTGGATGAACTTAAACAAGCTTATAGTAAATGGTGGGATAAGCAGTTTCCTGTTATGGTGAAACGCGGTGGTGACGAGGGTAATCCAGATGCCAATAAGCGTGGTAAAAAGTAATAGTAAGAGCGCTCACTGGAACCGCCAAGCTCCAGCTTGGCAATTGCGTATAGGAAAGATCGCTGCCCTGACAGATCGGGCTTCGCCTGCAGTTGGCAGAATGAAGCATTACTAGGTAAAAGTTGGGGCTTAATATTGATGAATAGATTGAGTCCTGAAGGGATGATATATAATTAGCCCGGGGTGTGAACCCCGGGAAAATGCGCAACAAATTAATGGAGCCCTGAAGGGTTGGCAGCTCTTCGATGTTAAAAAAGATCCGGTATATTTTCACGTCTCAGACATTTATATTTTCGTGTCTCAGACACTTGAATTGTCAGCTGTGATTCGTTAAATTTCATGTAGTTCTCCTACTTATTTACTATATTCCAAGTCACTGCACTTAAGCGAGTCCTAATATCTTTGAGTACTTGCAAAATAGCCTGATCACTTGCTAATTCCCCATATACTAAGTCCTTGAACTGACCATGATACACTACTTTGAGCTCTTGCCATACGCTTTCGACATCATTGAAAATCAAAGATTCTATGGGGTGATGACTTAGCCAAGTATTATTATTTCTAAAACTCCGATAGTCGTCTCTAGCAACTTTTATGAGGAGTTCAATAAACCCCTCTGAATTAAAAAAAAATCTTAAGTCAGGATCTTCTAAAAGCTTACATAAGTCATATATGTGCCTGATCTTGTTTTTCAGGTCATTCATGGCATTTTCACTATGAGAAAAGCGAAGCAAACTCATTATTTTTTCACATAGAGTTCGAGTTGGATTTAAGACCTGAAGTTCAAAAGGCTCCAGCCCATACTCCTTCACCATAGCTTCTTGCTCCGTATGCATCATCATTTCATAGATATACGAACTGATGTTTTTTGTCATATAAGGTTCATAATAGCCCAGCCAGGTAGCTTCCAGGACTATAAATTCTCGTGCTTGGCCAAAATCGCCTTGAAATTGCTGCGCATATTCATGTGCCGTTTTACGGTTCATTCCCCGCTTTATCGTCAAGCCTTCGACTTCGTGTTCAGGCATCGTCTGATTAATCAACTGACTAATAGCGCGGATTTTCTTCTTAAGCTGATTATCACTTTCTCCCTCTTGGTGCTTAACGACCAAATCAATATCCTCAGAAAAACGATCGATCAAATCAAAGCATTTGGATAAGGATGTCCCCCCTTTAAACACTGTATATTCAGCTAGAGTCTCATTCGAAAATATTTCTAGTAAGGCATAAACCACCCAATAATCTTTTTCTATAAAGATCTCAAGCATCCCCATGCGCTGGGCCGTTGCCCGAACAGCTTGTTGAAAAAGCTCGCCATTTTCGTGCAAATTCATTGAATTCTCCAATCATCCGCACTCTTCAGCTCTCGTGTTACATCCGCAATCTTGTAAGTTGTTATGGGGTTTAAACTCTTTTTCAATGCACTCGTCATTTCCTCTCGTCCCAGATCACACAAAAAGGCTCCTAATAGAGCGCGACTTGCTGGTGGGTACTTCAACGCAAGATCAAGTATTTTTTTCATGTCTTCCTCTGAGAGTTCACCTAAAAGTACCTTGAGTCGCAGGCAAAGATCGCGAGTATTGCTGTCGGGAATTTTCTTTATCAGTCGCAGGCAATCCAGTAATTGTAACAAGGCAATATTTTCTTCGAGGATGATGTTTTTTTGCTTGAGAAAAGTTACTGAGTATATGCCACGTTTAAAGCTAGAGCGCACTTCATTCCTGCCGATTTGGATACTGCTGCTAAGCTGTGTCGTTAAGCCCAGCTTGTTAAAAATGCTTAAGCCCGTCAAATAACCAATGCGCTGACCATCTTTTTCGAGTAAATCCTTTACAATTTCATACTGATTGGGAGCCAAAACGCCAAAGGGACTCGCTTCGGCTTTAAAAAACTTACCCTTAGATAACTTGCAAAGACAACCTGATTGCACCATCCGATTCAAGGCCTTGATTACGGATTCTTTACCATCGACCTTATCCATGAACTCGAGATAGCTAAATACATAGCCATCGGCAAAGCTCTCGATCTTTTCTCTTATGTAAGCAGTGTTTTTCATCAGAAGTCTAAATTACTTGGCTTAAAACTTATGTCCAGTTTTTTCATGTATTTACTGGACATTATTAGGGTTTCCTAAGTCCTTCAGGGCAAATGTATCAGCTATATCTAGCTTGCATTTTTGCGTCTCAGATA is a genomic window containing:
- a CDS encoding putative glycoside hydrolase, with translation MSIIFIIMSLHMFALSVESQGNESKASLSQKDVKADDGSGKMPAFSWDKVPLYLHIRKNEAFTSGELKLIAKYPLVTFEKTTGMKTFGGSEKGTLSAAQSVKALNPNIKILYYWNVFIYWANFYEEQDNIKSIKNAFLKNSKDGSKKIVRGRLPAYDLTKKTVRDWWVNHCKEMTEHSAIDGLFFDANIKVLYDRYAKGALGKKKKEKLVEAYKIMMNDARGAVDENKLVVANIIRALLPASGLEYMNYFDGSYIEGFFPNAPSPTYEEYVIKGMDAVIKAAQSGKIIAFSPGFKRALTSKNAKGNITLDDVDRRAKSKKEELYKMRMSLAIFLICAEKYSYFNCHAYSAEEKPLDDRWYPEYDKPLGAPKGPAVKNGYVYTREFKYASVWVDIKNQKSRITWHGEQTK
- a CDS encoding DUF6088 family protein, producing the protein MKNTAYIREKIESFADGYVFSYLEFMDKVDGKESVIKALNRMVQSGCLCKLSKGKFFKAEASPFGVLAPNQYEIVKDLLEKDGQRIGYLTGLSIFNKLGLTTQLSSSIQIGRNEVRSSFKRGIYSVTFLKQKNIILEENIALLQLLDCLRLIKKIPDSNTRDLCLRLKVLLGELSEEDMKKILDLALKYPPASRALLGAFLCDLGREEMTSALKKSLNPITTYKIADVTRELKSADDWRIQ
- a CDS encoding DUF7133 domain-containing protein gives rise to the protein MTDTNGDGKMDKSSVFVDGLLLPRMILPLDDRILICETNTLDIYAYRDTNNDGKADEKKVWYKGGPKQGNLEHQASGLIWNLDNWIYLTKGTKRFKIVDGKVITDDRGNVSTQWGLACDDDGHFATGHSGREESFQYFQTPTKYTRAEFPNELEEDFNTVWPIDNIPDAQGGRARMREDNTLNHMTAACGHGVYRGELMPEFYGNYLICEPVGRLVRMAKVDKSGGYRQLSNPYPKSEFIRSTDANFRPVNLKTGPDGALYIVDMYRGIIQEGNWTSKRSYLRGVIDEYGLAKNKKMGRIYRLVPKGYSKKFEHPKFLEMSSKELIPYLGHQNGSVRTTVRKLIVLRNEKSLHTALRSALNQSKNTQEQIEILWALDGLGAIGPGFMLKFLNNKADARLALHGLQAADSYLANADKGTLNAFNKILENETRPEILAQAYWSMMSYGPKKIAENFVKEFEKIHAQDPVLKLHIAQKAKNDEAQRKHQVFLDALKGKGPIFEKAMQAGEKHYKALCFACHGQDGAGVQMTGTDMMLAPALKGSKRVLGSHDKLARIVLHGLTGPIDGKTYPGAMEALKSHDNKYLADVLTYIRNSWGNSARMLTENDVRQVRKKYRKRKAPWTIEELEK
- a CDS encoding arylsulfatase; translation: MINNMIFFQFIFIISMTLCSMAKQSKSPNIIFILTDDQGYGDMAVHGHPYLETPNMDRLHSESVRFDRFYVSPSCSPTRAALMTGMHEFRNGVTHTVQPREKLYKGALTIADILKEGGYKTGFVGKWHLGNDKGYAPQYRGFDWYAKNAKGPHNHFDVEMIRNGKRFQTKGFREDAFFDEAMTFMKEAGEQPFFLYLCTYSPHTPLGAPEDLLKKYKAKGLNDNHAAYLAMIENIDDNLGRLDQFLKKENLYDDTILIFMNDNGVTVGLDVYNADMRGPKCTIWEGGTRAFSLWRWPKKWQPKTVENLTAHLDVLPTLCELAGVDVPEKVQGELEGYSLSPLLNGKDWEHNNRLLFHNVGRWPSGTAAAHKNAMCGIRKGNFLLVHSQGCEDPICEKYPSQCTTLRNVAKGFKHATYTKTNAQFHWGVSEGWQLYDVKKDPSNLNDLANAHPELVDELKQAYSKWWDKQFPVMVKRGGDEGNPDANKRGKK
- a CDS encoding nucleotidyl transferase AbiEii/AbiGii toxin family protein; protein product: MNLHENGELFQQAVRATAQRMGMLEIFIEKDYWVVYALLEIFSNETLAEYTVFKGGTSLSKCFDLIDRFSEDIDLVVKHQEGESDNQLKKKIRAISQLINQTMPEHEVEGLTIKRGMNRKTAHEYAQQFQGDFGQAREFIVLEATWLGYYEPYMTKNISSYIYEMMMHTEQEAMVKEYGLEPFELQVLNPTRTLCEKIMSLLRFSHSENAMNDLKNKIRHIYDLCKLLEDPDLRFFFNSEGFIELLIKVARDDYRSFRNNNTWLSHHPIESLIFNDVESVWQELKVVYHGQFKDLVYGELASDQAILQVLKDIRTRLSAVTWNIVNK
- a CDS encoding sialate O-acetylesterase is translated as MTIKLYQLRDMDLVTKGKRIKIFFITLCFASSIVFAEIKIATIFSDGAVLQCEKPLPIWGWGKAGEEVKVSFAGQSQKTIVDAKGNWQLKLKAVKGSYKPYSMVVQSENSRIVIRNIVVGEVWFCSGQSNMMYTLEMLSLKTKDVGYESVLKFMKDEKEQAKDEFLRQIKVPNVASALETKKDFEGQWLASTPQNNGSFSGTAYFFAKQLRQHLDRPVGIVNVTWGGKRIESFIPPSEFNQAIHKQLLTKIQKQVKSYDAQLASKKYQQAMVKYREAIKLNRKKGLPRPKRPIMSVVPSANSATPASIFNGMVNPVIPYAIRGAIWYQGESHNPNRVEAHRGLLKSLIRGWRAKWQQGNFPVYFCQLANLGESLKEPLQKKNTWVEISNQLRLGLEISNTGMAVLHDIGQVKDIHPVNKVDVGKRLSRWALHDTYQINNIVPSGPLFQSAERKGATVIVHFNYSESGLIVGKKQLLEPVKPVERKLSGFELCGEDGVWKYATAKIINPNQVLLSHKDIVKPRGVRYAWQQNPANANLYNKAGLPTAIFSTTKVSSK